The following are encoded in a window of Methylocystis rosea genomic DNA:
- the ppdK gene encoding pyruvate, phosphate dikinase: MTKWVYSFSAGRSEGSASMKELLGGKGANLAEMAALGLPVPPGFTITTEVCAYFYANGKTFPADLAGQVDAALADIGRVAGHAFEDPQQPLLVSVRSGGRASMPGMMDTVLNLGLNDETVEAIARNSGDERFAWDCYRRFIEMYSSVVLGVEHHRFEEALEQIKESKGFALDTQLTADDWRKVAAQYKAIVEQAAGKSFPQDPREQLWGAIKAVFSSWMNNRAIVYRGLHNIPESWGTAVNIQAMVFGNMGAQSATGVAFTRNPSTGVRELYGEYLINAQGEDVVAGIRTPQPIAQSASHASGFEKISLEAAMPAIFAEFKGYADKLERHFRDMQDMEFTVERGKLWMLQTRAGKRTARAALKLAVDMAREGLIGKDEAITRVEPQSLEQLLHPTIDPAAKRNILATGLPASPGAAVGEIVFDPEEAAKLASNGRKIILVRIETSPEDITGMHGAEGILTARGGMTSHAAVVARGMGKPCVTGAGALRIDYEDQSFTVAGKRFGKGDRITIDGSAGQVIAGEVKMQRPELTGEFAVLMSWADQKRRLKIRANAETPSDARAARRFGAEGIGLARTEHMFFEGERIVAVREMILADDAEGRRLALAKLLPMQREDFKQLFEIMSGLPVTIRLLDPPLHEFLPHSDAEIAAVARAMGADPVKLRRRAAQLSEFNPMLGFRGVRLAVIFPEIVDMQARAIFEAAIEASLSTGEPVDIEIMAPLVFTRAELDLVKARVAEMAKLVEGETGIRPNYHVGTMIELPRAALRAGDIAPSADFFSFGTNDLTQTTLGISRDDSGSFLNAYVEKGLLPADPFVTIDQEGVGELVEIGCKRARAANPTITLGVCGEHGGDPVSVAFFDKIGFDYVSCSPFRVPIARLAAAQAALGEKASSTA, encoded by the coding sequence ATGACCAAGTGGGTGTATAGTTTCAGCGCCGGTCGGTCCGAAGGATCGGCGTCGATGAAAGAGCTTTTGGGCGGCAAGGGAGCCAATCTCGCCGAAATGGCGGCGCTCGGACTGCCGGTGCCGCCCGGCTTCACCATCACCACCGAGGTCTGCGCCTATTTTTACGCCAACGGCAAGACCTTTCCCGCCGATCTCGCCGGGCAGGTCGACGCCGCGCTTGCCGACATCGGCCGCGTCGCCGGGCACGCCTTCGAAGACCCGCAGCAGCCGCTGCTCGTCTCGGTGCGTTCGGGCGGCCGCGCCTCAATGCCCGGGATGATGGACACGGTGCTCAATCTCGGTCTCAACGACGAGACCGTGGAAGCGATCGCGCGCAACTCCGGCGACGAACGCTTCGCCTGGGACTGCTACCGACGCTTCATCGAAATGTATTCTAGCGTCGTGCTCGGCGTCGAACATCACCGGTTCGAGGAGGCGCTGGAGCAAATCAAGGAGAGCAAGGGTTTCGCGCTCGATACGCAGCTGACGGCCGACGATTGGCGCAAGGTCGCCGCGCAATACAAGGCGATCGTCGAACAGGCCGCAGGCAAGAGCTTCCCACAGGATCCCCGCGAGCAATTGTGGGGCGCGATCAAGGCGGTGTTTTCATCCTGGATGAATAATCGCGCCATCGTCTATCGCGGCCTGCACAACATCCCCGAAAGCTGGGGGACCGCAGTCAATATTCAGGCGATGGTGTTTGGCAATATGGGCGCGCAATCGGCGACCGGCGTCGCCTTCACGCGCAACCCTTCGACCGGCGTGCGCGAGCTCTATGGCGAATATCTGATCAATGCGCAGGGCGAAGACGTCGTCGCCGGCATTCGCACGCCGCAACCGATCGCCCAGTCCGCGAGCCACGCCTCCGGCTTCGAGAAGATTTCGCTCGAAGCGGCGATGCCGGCGATCTTCGCCGAATTCAAGGGCTACGCCGACAAGCTCGAACGCCACTTCCGCGACATGCAGGACATGGAGTTTACGGTCGAGCGCGGCAAATTATGGATGCTGCAGACGCGCGCCGGCAAACGCACGGCGCGCGCGGCGCTCAAGCTCGCCGTCGACATGGCCCGCGAAGGCCTCATCGGCAAGGATGAGGCGATCACGCGCGTCGAGCCGCAGTCGCTCGAACAATTGCTGCATCCCACGATCGATCCCGCGGCGAAGCGCAATATTCTCGCCACGGGTCTTCCCGCCTCGCCGGGCGCGGCTGTCGGCGAAATCGTCTTCGATCCGGAAGAAGCCGCGAAGCTCGCCTCGAACGGACGCAAGATCATCCTCGTGCGCATCGAGACGAGTCCTGAAGACATCACCGGCATGCATGGGGCGGAAGGCATTCTCACCGCGCGCGGCGGCATGACCTCGCACGCCGCCGTCGTGGCGCGCGGCATGGGCAAACCCTGCGTCACCGGCGCCGGCGCGCTGCGCATCGACTATGAGGACCAGAGCTTTACCGTCGCCGGCAAGCGTTTCGGCAAGGGCGACCGCATCACCATCGACGGGTCGGCCGGGCAGGTCATCGCCGGCGAGGTGAAGATGCAGCGGCCGGAGCTCACCGGCGAATTCGCCGTGCTGATGTCCTGGGCGGACCAGAAGCGACGGCTGAAAATCCGCGCCAACGCCGAAACGCCGTCAGACGCGCGCGCCGCCCGTCGTTTCGGCGCCGAGGGCATCGGCCTCGCGCGCACCGAGCACATGTTTTTCGAAGGCGAGCGCATCGTCGCGGTGCGCGAGATGATTCTCGCCGACGACGCCGAAGGGCGCCGCCTCGCGCTGGCGAAACTGCTGCCGATGCAGCGCGAGGACTTCAAGCAGCTGTTCGAGATCATGTCGGGCCTGCCGGTCACGATCCGCCTGCTCGATCCGCCGCTGCACGAATTCCTGCCGCATTCGGACGCCGAGATCGCCGCCGTGGCGCGGGCGATGGGCGCCGATCCGGTGAAGCTGCGCCGCCGCGCCGCGCAGCTTTCGGAGTTCAATCCGATGCTCGGCTTTCGCGGCGTGCGGCTCGCCGTCATCTTCCCCGAGATCGTCGACATGCAGGCGCGCGCGATCTTTGAGGCGGCGATCGAAGCCAGTCTTTCGACGGGCGAACCCGTCGACATCGAGATCATGGCGCCGCTCGTTTTCACACGCGCGGAGCTCGATCTCGTCAAGGCGCGCGTCGCCGAAATGGCGAAGCTCGTCGAGGGCGAGACCGGGATCAGGCCGAATTACCACGTCGGCACCATGATCGAATTGCCGCGCGCGGCGCTGCGCGCCGGCGACATCGCGCCGTCGGCGGATTTCTTCTCCTTCGGCACCAACGACCTGACGCAAACGACGCTCGGCATTTCGCGCGACGATTCGGGCTCCTTCCTCAACGCCTATGTCGAGAAGGGGCTGCTGCCGGCCGACCCGTTCGTGACGATCGATCAGGAAGGCGTCGGCGAGCTTGTAGAAATCGGCTGCAAACGCGCCCGCGCCGCGAACCCGACGATTACGCTCGGCGTCTGCGGCGAGCATGGCGGCGATCCGGTTTCCGTCGCCTTCTTCGACAAGATCGGCTTCGACTATGTGTCCTGTTCGCCGTTCCGCGTGCCGATCGCGCGGCTGGCCGCCGCTCAGGCGGCGCTCGGCGAAAAGGCGTCGAGCACAGCGTGA
- a CDS encoding DUF1192 domain-containing protein, which translates to MKSEQDDAPRPAAFEIGQPLDLLSVAELDERIERLRQEIARLEAKRAAKQAASAAAEAFFRK; encoded by the coding sequence ATGAAAAGCGAACAGGATGACGCGCCGCGTCCCGCGGCTTTCGAGATCGGCCAGCCGCTCGATCTTCTGTCCGTCGCCGAACTCGACGAGCGCATCGAAAGACTACGGCAGGAGATCGCCCGGCTCGAGGCCAAGCGCGCGGCCAAACAAGCGGCGAGCGCGGCGGCGGAAGCGTTCTTCAGGAAATAG
- the aspS gene encoding aspartate--tRNA ligase, whose protein sequence is MHRYRSHNCGAPNEALVGQKIRLSGWCHRIRDHGGVLFIDLRDHYGLTQCVVDPDSPAFAQAEKLRSEWVVRLDGEVRKRPAGTENPDMPTGQVEVYVNEIEVLGAAAELPVPVFGDQPYPEDTRLKYRFIDLRREKLHQNIMLRGRIIDSIRMRMKQAGFFEFQTPILTASSPEGARDFLVPSRLHPGKFYALPQAPQQFKQLIMVAGFDRYFQIAPCFRDEDARADRSPGEFYQLDVEMSFVTQEDVFGAIEPVLRGLFEEFANGKAVTQKFPRISFRESMLKYGTDKPDLRNPLLIADVSEEFAREDVSFKAFKGKTVRAIPAPGAAAQPRSFFDKLNDWARSEGAPGLGYVIFEEEGGALAGKGPIAKFIPAEAQAAIAAKAGVKAGDAVFFSAGEETAAARLAGMARLRIGDELGVSKKDVFEFCWIVDFPMYEWNEDEKKVDFSHNPFSMPQGGMEALESQDPLTILAYQYDIVCNGVELSSGAIRNHRPDVMKKAFEIAGYGEDVLIEKFGGMYRAFQYGAPPHGGIAPGVDRIVMLLAEEENLREVTLFPMNQRAEDLLMGAPSEVTMKHLRELHIRLNLPETKA, encoded by the coding sequence TTGCATCGCTACCGTTCGCATAATTGTGGCGCGCCCAATGAGGCGCTCGTCGGCCAGAAAATCCGCCTCTCCGGCTGGTGCCATCGCATCCGCGATCATGGCGGCGTGCTGTTCATCGACTTGCGCGATCACTACGGGCTGACGCAATGCGTCGTCGATCCCGATTCGCCCGCCTTCGCGCAGGCGGAGAAACTGCGCTCCGAATGGGTGGTGCGGCTCGACGGCGAGGTGCGCAAGCGCCCCGCCGGCACCGAAAATCCCGACATGCCGACAGGACAGGTCGAGGTTTACGTCAACGAGATCGAGGTGTTGGGCGCCGCCGCCGAATTGCCGGTGCCGGTCTTCGGCGACCAGCCCTATCCCGAGGACACTCGGCTCAAATATCGCTTCATCGACCTGCGTCGCGAAAAGCTGCACCAGAACATCATGCTGCGCGGCCGGATCATCGACTCGATCCGCATGCGCATGAAGCAGGCCGGCTTCTTCGAATTCCAGACGCCGATCCTGACCGCCTCCTCACCCGAGGGCGCGCGCGACTTTCTCGTGCCCTCGCGCCTGCATCCGGGGAAATTCTACGCGCTGCCGCAGGCGCCCCAGCAGTTCAAGCAGCTCATCATGGTCGCCGGCTTCGATCGCTATTTCCAGATCGCGCCCTGCTTTCGCGACGAGGACGCGCGCGCCGACCGCTCGCCGGGAGAGTTCTACCAGCTCGACGTCGAGATGAGCTTTGTGACGCAGGAAGACGTGTTCGGCGCGATCGAGCCGGTGCTGCGCGGACTCTTCGAGGAGTTCGCGAACGGGAAAGCCGTTACGCAGAAATTTCCGCGCATTTCCTTCCGCGAGTCGATGCTCAAATACGGCACCGACAAGCCGGATCTGCGCAACCCGCTGCTCATCGCCGACGTGTCGGAGGAATTCGCCCGCGAGGACGTGAGCTTCAAGGCGTTCAAAGGCAAGACCGTGCGCGCCATACCCGCGCCGGGCGCCGCCGCGCAGCCGCGCAGCTTCTTCGACAAATTGAACGACTGGGCGCGCAGCGAAGGCGCGCCGGGCCTCGGTTATGTGATCTTTGAGGAAGAAGGCGGCGCGCTCGCCGGCAAGGGCCCGATCGCCAAATTCATTCCCGCGGAGGCGCAGGCCGCGATCGCCGCCAAGGCGGGCGTGAAGGCGGGCGACGCGGTGTTCTTCTCCGCCGGCGAAGAGACCGCCGCCGCAAGGCTCGCCGGCATGGCGCGGCTGCGCATCGGCGACGAACTCGGCGTATCGAAGAAAGACGTCTTCGAATTCTGCTGGATCGTCGACTTCCCGATGTACGAGTGGAACGAGGACGAGAAGAAGGTCGACTTCTCGCACAATCCCTTCTCGATGCCGCAAGGGGGCATGGAGGCGCTGGAAAGTCAGGACCCGCTCACCATCCTCGCCTACCAATATGACATCGTCTGCAACGGCGTCGAATTATCGTCCGGCGCGATCCGGAACCATCGGCCCGACGTCATGAAGAAGGCGTTCGAGATCGCCGGCTATGGCGAAGATGTGCTGATCGAGAAATTCGGCGGCATGTATCGCGCCTTCCAATATGGCGCGCCGCCGCATGGCGGCATTGCGCCGGGCGTCGATCGCATCGTGATGCTGCTCGCGGAAGAGGAAAATCTGCGCGAAGTGACGCTGTTCCCGATGAATCAGCGCGCCGAGGATTTGCTGATGGGCGCGCCGTCGGAAGTGACGATGAAGCATCTACGCGAACTGCATATCAGGCTGAATCTGCCGGAGACCAAGGCGTAG